The following coding sequences lie in one Listeria ivanovii subsp. londoniensis genomic window:
- a CDS encoding ABC transporter substrate-binding protein: MKFKKFLLGSMVVLATCLLVACGSGKSASKEDAGDGVTLTFWNGFTASDGEILQKIVDEFNKTNDKNIKVEMDVMTWANLNEKLPPAISSNTAPDFFALNYVDYAQYVENGAVQPLDDFWKYDGVDKSDFTKTAIDLGIVNKEQYFIPMQVQGMYMYWNKDLFKKAGIDATKPPKTWDQLTEMAPKLADKGSNVSGFVFNKDGNAPLYNWMLANGGKLVNDDYTKSEFASPENLATLKAIQKMIYEEKAGPESISGAEMDNLMNAGQLALELNGPWLNNGLKANEINYGVTTLPQATENGEKTAILDGVGYAIPASTSSDKKEAIYEFLKYWNTTEVGEKWSIENGFPAYLNSVANDDEVKNNEIVSELSKQMDYAEPFLPGFTKISAINNDIINPLIEKLLAGDDPEKLMNDADKAINQLLSQ, encoded by the coding sequence ATGAAATTCAAAAAATTTTTACTTGGTTCAATGGTCGTTTTAGCAACATGTCTTTTGGTAGCATGCGGTAGTGGGAAAAGTGCTTCTAAGGAAGATGCAGGAGATGGAGTGACTCTTACTTTTTGGAATGGATTTACCGCTTCAGATGGAGAAATTTTACAAAAGATTGTCGATGAATTTAACAAAACTAACGACAAAAATATCAAAGTGGAAATGGATGTAATGACGTGGGCTAATTTAAACGAAAAATTGCCACCAGCCATTTCATCAAATACAGCGCCAGACTTTTTTGCCTTGAATTATGTTGATTATGCGCAATATGTTGAAAATGGAGCGGTTCAACCGTTAGATGATTTTTGGAAATATGATGGCGTCGACAAATCAGATTTTACCAAAACTGCTATAGACCTTGGCATTGTTAACAAAGAGCAATATTTTATCCCGATGCAAGTGCAAGGTATGTATATGTATTGGAACAAAGATTTATTTAAAAAAGCAGGTATAGATGCAACGAAACCCCCGAAAACATGGGATCAGCTAACAGAAATGGCACCTAAATTAGCAGACAAAGGAAGTAATGTTTCTGGATTTGTTTTTAACAAAGACGGCAATGCTCCACTATATAACTGGATGTTAGCAAACGGAGGAAAATTAGTGAATGATGATTACACAAAATCAGAATTTGCTTCTCCTGAAAATTTAGCCACATTAAAAGCTATTCAAAAAATGATTTACGAAGAAAAAGCAGGTCCGGAATCTATTTCAGGAGCGGAAATGGATAATTTAATGAATGCAGGCCAATTAGCGTTGGAATTGAATGGTCCTTGGTTGAATAATGGTTTGAAAGCCAATGAAATTAATTATGGTGTAACGACCTTACCACAAGCAACTGAAAATGGTGAAAAAACCGCTATTCTAGATGGTGTAGGCTATGCCATTCCAGCAAGCACAAGTAGTGACAAAAAAGAAGCGATTTATGAATTCCTGAAATATTGGAATACAACAGAAGTAGGGGAAAAATGGAGCATCGAAAATGGATTTCCAGCTTATTTGAATTCTGTAGCGAATGACGATGAAGTGAAAAATAATGAAATCGTTTCCGAATTATCGAAGCAAATGGACTATGCAGAGCCTTTCTTACCTGGATTTACTAAAATCTCTGCTATTAATAATGATATCATCAATCCGCTAATTGAAAAATTATTGGCTGGCGATGATCCGGAAAAACTAATGAACGATGCTGATAAAGCCATCAATCAATTGTTAAGTCAATAA
- a CDS encoding carbohydrate ABC transporter permease, translated as MVTEQTILIAENKRKKFSRKKIFTTIGMVLVLFIIAFPFLWLLLSSFKFEKDIISFPPKIFADNYTFDNYIKVWSTIPLLDYIKNTIIFAGGTVITSVFFDSLAGYAFARMNFKGKSVLFYFVLLTMMIPFQVFMIPLFLEVNLLGLLDTYSGLIIPRMTTAFGIFMMRSFFITLPSSLEEAARIDGLNEFRIFWKIMLPLSKPTVLSLAIFTLMNSWNDLLYPLILTSSSEMRTLPAGLALFTGQNISFYGPVMAGTVISMLPLLIVYMFAQKYFVQGTAMTGMKE; from the coding sequence ATGGTCACTGAACAAACGATTTTAATCGCTGAAAATAAACGAAAAAAATTTAGTCGAAAAAAGATTTTCACAACTATTGGTATGGTGCTAGTATTATTTATCATTGCTTTTCCTTTTCTATGGTTATTACTTTCATCATTTAAATTTGAAAAGGACATTATTTCATTTCCGCCAAAGATTTTTGCGGATAATTATACGTTCGATAATTATATTAAGGTTTGGTCTACCATTCCGTTGCTAGATTACATCAAAAATACCATCATTTTTGCTGGAGGAACAGTTATCACTTCTGTTTTCTTTGATTCTTTGGCAGGTTATGCGTTTGCACGAATGAACTTTAAAGGAAAATCGGTCTTGTTCTACTTTGTTTTATTAACCATGATGATTCCATTTCAAGTATTTATGATTCCGTTATTTCTTGAAGTGAACTTGTTAGGCTTATTGGATACATATTCTGGATTAATTATTCCAAGAATGACTACCGCTTTTGGAATTTTCATGATGCGTTCATTTTTCATTACATTGCCATCATCATTAGAAGAAGCTGCTCGAATTGATGGTTTAAACGAATTTAGGATTTTTTGGAAAATTATGTTGCCATTAAGTAAACCAACAGTCTTGTCTTTAGCTATTTTTACATTAATGAATAGTTGGAATGATTTATTGTATCCGTTGATTTTAACGAGCAGCTCAGAAATGCGGACATTGCCAGCTGGATTAGCATTATTCACAGGTCAAAATATTTCCTTTTACGGACCGGTGATGGCAGGAACAGTTATTTCTATGTTGCCGTTATTAATTGTGTATATGTTTGCTCAAAAATACTTTGTACAAGGAACGGCAATGACTGGAATGAAAGAGTAG
- a CDS encoding magnesium transporter CorA family protein, which produces MLFQTHFGNKQYSWVNIDMDETNKPEESYANYGVDEEVIAYSLDRNERAHFEYDQKTNTFVLVFNVPDQRKIDNHHETIPMVFIIKGSQIVTLTNKNNQYISEKMKRHLKDNTNKTLYQFLFSSLYIIMDSFFPYVEEMDVERKTINDKLKIKTTKKNLLSLSDLETGIVYFVSASKQNAALLEQMKAHMVYRGLNEVEKEQFEDALIEARQLVEMTDLSSQILQQLSGTYNNILNNNLNDTMKILTALSILLTVPTIITGFFGMNMPLPLEHNTFGWVVTIFISVILWFGLSYVLRRLMK; this is translated from the coding sequence ATGCTTTTTCAGACACACTTTGGAAATAAGCAGTATAGCTGGGTTAACATTGATATGGACGAAACCAATAAACCGGAAGAGTCTTATGCGAATTATGGAGTGGATGAGGAAGTCATTGCGTACTCTCTGGATAGAAATGAAAGAGCTCATTTTGAATACGATCAAAAAACAAATACTTTTGTGTTGGTTTTTAATGTTCCTGATCAAAGAAAAATAGATAATCATCATGAGACAATACCAATGGTGTTTATTATTAAAGGCTCGCAAATAGTAACACTTACTAATAAAAACAATCAATATATTAGTGAAAAAATGAAAAGACATTTAAAAGATAATACGAATAAGACATTGTATCAATTTTTATTTAGTAGTTTATATATTATTATGGATTCTTTTTTTCCTTATGTAGAAGAAATGGATGTGGAAAGAAAGACAATCAATGATAAGCTGAAAATTAAAACGACTAAAAAGAATTTACTTTCTTTATCGGATTTGGAGACGGGGATTGTTTACTTTGTATCTGCCTCCAAACAAAATGCAGCATTACTTGAACAAATGAAAGCGCACATGGTGTATCGTGGTTTAAATGAAGTGGAAAAAGAACAGTTTGAAGATGCTTTAATCGAAGCTAGACAATTGGTGGAAATGACAGATTTAAGCTCACAGATTTTGCAACAGTTATCTGGAACCTATAATAATATCTTGAACAATAATTTAAATGATACGATGAAAATACTTACAGCGTTGTCGATTTTGTTGACGGTACCGACAATTATTACTGGATTCTTCGGTATGAACATGCCACTTCCACTTGAACATAATACATTTGGATGGGTAGTGACGATTTTTATTAGTGTTATTTTGTGGTTTGGACTTTCCTATGTTTTGCGGAGATTGATGAAATAA
- a CDS encoding lactonase family protein, translated as MSNNEATAYIGTYTKVESQGIYRLVIDKTTGEIKENTLAGKMDNPTYLKISDDEKFVYSVAKDGDKGGIAAFSIESDGSLAFINQDLATGNPPCYVDASRDGSIVVSANYHLGTIVSYPTENGELKPSVSTIQHVGKSIHERQEKPHAHFAGFTPDQNYVITCDLGTDKVTTYSAIAGKLEKVTELDVKPGSGPRNLVFHPNNKFVYIMTELTSEVIFAEYDKATGELKVIQTIESLPADFDKENKGSAIHISPDGRFLYVSNRGQDAIVGFAVAEDGTLTLATTTPVEGVGPRDFDLNYTGEILVATNENSNNVTVFSVNKESGALTLLQKDVKVPEPVCIKFVK; from the coding sequence ATGTCAAATAATGAAGCAACAGCTTATATTGGTACATATACCAAAGTCGAAAGTCAAGGAATTTACCGCCTTGTAATCGACAAAACAACTGGTGAAATCAAAGAAAACACTCTAGCAGGAAAGATGGACAACCCAACATATCTTAAAATTTCAGATGATGAAAAATTTGTTTACTCTGTAGCGAAAGATGGCGATAAAGGCGGAATTGCAGCTTTTTCCATTGAATCTGATGGTTCACTTGCTTTCATCAATCAAGATTTAGCAACTGGGAACCCACCTTGTTACGTTGATGCGTCTCGTGATGGTTCAATTGTTGTATCCGCTAACTATCATTTAGGAACAATCGTTAGCTACCCAACTGAAAATGGCGAATTAAAGCCTTCTGTTTCAACGATTCAACATGTTGGTAAAAGTATCCATGAACGCCAAGAAAAGCCTCATGCTCACTTTGCTGGATTCACACCAGACCAAAATTATGTAATTACATGTGATCTTGGTACAGATAAAGTAACTACTTATTCTGCTATTGCTGGTAAATTAGAAAAAGTAACTGAATTAGATGTAAAACCAGGAAGCGGCCCACGCAACCTCGTGTTCCATCCAAATAATAAATTTGTTTATATCATGACAGAATTAACTTCAGAAGTTATCTTTGCTGAATATGACAAAGCAACTGGCGAACTCAAAGTTATCCAAACAATTGAATCTCTTCCAGCTGACTTTGACAAAGAGAATAAAGGCAGTGCTATCCATATTTCTCCAGACGGCCGTTTCTTATATGTCTCTAACCGTGGCCAAGATGCTATTGTAGGCTTTGCTGTTGCCGAAGATGGCACGTTAACGCTTGCAACAACAACACCTGTAGAAGGAGTAGGACCTCGTGACTTCGACCTTAACTATACTGGTGAAATTCTAGTCGCAACAAACGAAAACAGCAACAACGTAACTGTTTTCAGCGTTAATAAAGAATCTGGAGCCCTTACATTACTCCAAAAAGATGTAAAAGTTCCAGAACCAGTTTGTATCAAATTTGTAAAATAA
- a CDS encoding family 43 glycosylhydrolase — MNKKATYKNPIVIERADPWIYKHTDGFYYFTGSVPGYQSIELRRAKNIDELGNGECLLVWQAPTEGPMSQLIWAPEIHYINERWYIYFAASDDEQIRDQHHHHRMFVIENQQADPMNTDWIEKGQIKTAFDSFSLDGTAFRHQNKLYYVWAQQDPRIPGNSNLYISEMENPWTLKGPQVLLSIPEFEWEKIGFSVNEGAAAIVRNGKVFITYSGSATDENYAIGLLWADENADLLNGYSWHKASEPVFVSSEKNKQFGPGHNSFTKSEDDQADVLVYHARPEKNKAGDPLDNPNRHANAQIFSWDEEGFPVFGEPTGYTRNMKTNE, encoded by the coding sequence ATGAATAAAAAAGCGACGTACAAAAATCCGATTGTTATAGAGCGAGCTGATCCATGGATTTATAAACATACAGACGGGTTTTATTATTTTACTGGTTCGGTACCAGGATATCAGTCTATTGAACTTCGTAGAGCGAAAAATATCGATGAACTAGGAAACGGAGAGTGCTTGTTGGTCTGGCAGGCACCGACAGAAGGCCCAATGAGTCAACTGATTTGGGCGCCAGAAATTCATTACATCAATGAGCGTTGGTATATTTACTTTGCTGCAAGCGACGATGAACAAATACGGGACCAACACCACCATCATCGAATGTTTGTAATTGAAAACCAACAAGCAGATCCTATGAACACCGATTGGATTGAAAAAGGCCAAATTAAAACGGCTTTTGATAGTTTCAGTTTGGACGGTACAGCATTTCGACATCAAAATAAATTGTATTATGTCTGGGCACAACAAGATCCTAGAATTCCAGGAAATTCCAATCTTTATATTTCTGAAATGGAAAATCCTTGGACGCTAAAAGGCCCACAAGTTTTATTATCAATTCCAGAATTTGAATGGGAAAAAATTGGTTTTTCTGTCAATGAAGGTGCGGCTGCCATAGTACGAAATGGCAAAGTATTTATCACCTATTCTGGAAGTGCCACAGATGAAAATTATGCGATTGGTTTACTGTGGGCAGATGAAAATGCCGATTTATTAAATGGCTATTCTTGGCATAAGGCCTCAGAACCCGTTTTTGTTTCCTCAGAAAAAAATAAACAATTCGGACCAGGACATAACTCGTTTACAAAAAGTGAAGATGACCAAGCTGATGTTCTTGTATACCATGCTCGACCAGAAAAAAATAAAGCAGGCGATCCGTTAGATAACCCCAATCGACATGCTAATGCACAAATTTTTTCATGGGATGAGGAAGGCTTCCCTGTTTTCGGTGAACCAACAGGCTACACACGAAATATGAAAACAAATGAATGA
- a CDS encoding alpha-N-arabinofuranosidase: MVLKAKLSVNTHFTISEVDERIYGSFVEHMGRAVYEGIYQPEHSNADEQGFRKDVLALVKELNVPLIRYPGGNFLSGYNWEDGIGPVEKRPKRLDLAWRTTETNEIGLHEFYEWSKKANAQINMAVNLGTRGIDAARNLVEYCNYEGDSYWSNLRKTNGLETPLNIKTWCLGNEMDGPWQIGHKTAEEYGRLAAETAKAMKLVDETIELVVCGSSHSHMPTFGDWELTVLEHAYDSIDYLSLHQYYGNQEDDLENYLARSLDMDAFITGVIAICDAVKAKKHSSKQINLSFDEWNIWYHSNEHDETVEPWQIAPSLLEDQYNFEDALLLGCLLITLLKHSDRVKIACLAQLVNVIAPIMTNSEGQAWKQTIFYPFMQVSNNGRGKVLQPRIESETYQTKDFAKVPYLESIAVLNESKNEVVIFAVNRGKEILDFEITFDNIMINSVEEFSQLSGFDIKEINREGQEIVQPTESAAYEIVADDIHCQLQPLSWNMIRCKW, from the coding sequence TTGGTTTTGAAAGCAAAATTGTCGGTGAATACGCATTTTACAATTTCTGAGGTGGATGAGAGGATTTATGGTTCTTTTGTGGAGCATATGGGTCGTGCAGTCTATGAAGGGATTTATCAACCGGAGCACTCAAACGCAGATGAACAAGGATTTAGAAAAGATGTCTTAGCATTGGTAAAAGAGTTAAATGTCCCACTTATTCGTTATCCAGGTGGGAATTTCTTATCAGGCTATAACTGGGAAGATGGTATTGGACCAGTTGAAAAGCGACCAAAGCGTTTGGATTTAGCTTGGCGAACAACTGAGACGAATGAAATTGGCTTACATGAATTTTATGAATGGTCAAAAAAAGCAAATGCACAAATCAATATGGCTGTTAACTTAGGTACTCGAGGTATTGATGCTGCAAGAAATCTAGTGGAATATTGTAATTATGAAGGAGACAGTTATTGGAGTAATTTAAGAAAAACCAATGGATTAGAAACACCGTTAAACATCAAGACCTGGTGTTTAGGCAATGAAATGGACGGCCCTTGGCAAATTGGACATAAGACAGCAGAAGAATACGGAAGGCTAGCCGCAGAGACAGCCAAAGCCATGAAATTAGTAGATGAGACTATTGAATTGGTAGTTTGTGGCAGCTCTCATAGTCATATGCCGACGTTTGGCGACTGGGAATTAACCGTTTTGGAACATGCTTATGACTCGATTGATTACCTTTCATTGCACCAATATTATGGAAACCAAGAAGATGATCTTGAAAACTATTTAGCACGTTCATTAGATATGGATGCTTTTATAACAGGTGTTATAGCTATCTGTGATGCAGTAAAAGCGAAAAAACATAGTAGCAAACAAATCAATCTTTCTTTTGATGAATGGAATATTTGGTATCACAGTAACGAACATGACGAAACAGTTGAGCCGTGGCAAATCGCTCCTTCGTTATTGGAAGATCAGTATAATTTTGAAGATGCGTTACTTTTAGGTTGTTTACTCATTACGTTATTAAAGCATAGTGATCGTGTTAAAATCGCTTGTTTGGCACAATTGGTGAATGTGATCGCGCCTATTATGACGAATTCTGAAGGTCAAGCATGGAAGCAGACTATTTTTTATCCATTTATGCAAGTGTCAAATAATGGTCGTGGAAAGGTGTTGCAACCGCGGATTGAATCAGAAACCTATCAAACAAAAGATTTTGCAAAAGTTCCTTATCTTGAATCAATTGCAGTCTTAAATGAATCAAAAAATGAAGTAGTAATTTTTGCTGTTAATCGAGGGAAAGAAATTTTAGATTTTGAAATCACTTTCGATAATATAATGATTAATTCAGTAGAGGAATTTTCGCAATTAAGTGGCTTTGACATTAAGGAAATCAATAGAGAAGGACAAGAAATTGTTCAACCAACGGAATCAGCAGCTTATGAAATCGTCGCTGATGACATTCATTGTCAACTACAACCATTGTCTTGGAATATGATTCGTTGCAAATGGTAA
- a CDS encoding carbohydrate ABC transporter permease: MKTFARYWNKPNHAAYLFLAPSFLILLLFTVVPLLGTFAISFTDLNIFFTNKNFVGFDNFSRIFSDSRAINSLFHTLYFTLLEVPLQIIVGLLAAVVLAKNTKFNRFCRSTFYIPVICSLTSIAIIFSMLLDPNIGAIPYLFTQIGLPTPQFFRDPTLAMPTVAVMTVWKNFGVTMTILLTAIQGISPSLYESAEMDGATNRQQFFNITLPQIVPSLGFCILTNLIGSMQVFDQVYVATGGGPQFKTETAVQYIYSRGFTAPYELGYASSLSSILFIIVAVIAISTNIYMSNKEKQMK; this comes from the coding sequence TTGAAAACATTTGCCAGATACTGGAATAAACCGAATCATGCTGCATATTTATTTTTAGCTCCATCTTTTTTGATTTTGTTACTGTTTACGGTGGTTCCGTTATTAGGAACGTTTGCCATTAGTTTTACTGATTTAAATATTTTCTTTACCAATAAGAATTTCGTCGGTTTTGATAATTTCAGTCGAATCTTCAGTGATAGTCGTGCAATTAATTCACTGTTCCACACGTTGTATTTTACCTTATTAGAAGTGCCATTGCAGATTATAGTTGGCTTACTAGCAGCAGTGGTTCTTGCAAAAAATACAAAGTTTAATCGTTTTTGTCGCTCGACTTTTTATATTCCAGTTATTTGTTCCCTGACATCCATTGCAATTATTTTCTCGATGTTATTGGATCCTAATATAGGTGCGATTCCATACTTATTTACGCAAATAGGGTTGCCAACTCCTCAGTTTTTTAGAGATCCAACTCTAGCAATGCCAACGGTTGCAGTGATGACGGTTTGGAAAAATTTTGGGGTCACTATGACGATTTTATTAACGGCTATTCAAGGGATTTCTCCTTCATTATATGAATCAGCAGAAATGGATGGCGCAACGAACCGTCAACAATTTTTCAATATTACTTTGCCGCAAATTGTTCCATCGCTTGGTTTTTGTATTTTGACTAATTTAATTGGTTCGATGCAAGTCTTTGACCAAGTGTATGTAGCGACAGGAGGGGGTCCACAATTTAAAACAGAAACAGCCGTCCAATATATTTATAGTCGTGGGTTTACCGCGCCATATGAACTTGGCTATGCTTCGTCATTATCTTCCATTCTGTTTATCATTGTGGCAGTTATTGCTATTTCTACCAATATATATATGTCCAATAAAGAAAAACAAATGAAATAG
- a CDS encoding ArsR/SmtB family transcription factor produces MQLEVNEEALPVYESLASKVRIKIIQLLSRNKMSVKELANALGLSSAIITMHIKKLEDANIIKTEKVGQKKISSLRVDKIDINFPEKIFNAFDSKETFIPVGHYTNYSVEPTCGLATMNEFIGEVDEPKYFIDTRRMDARILWFTKGFVEYQTPNFLSKNEKLEMLEISMEISSEFPFANDNWPSDITFTLNGVTLGTWTSPGDFADIRGKYTPDWYPDNLNQYGLLKTIRITKHLTNMDGVALSDITIADIPNNEDTWHLRIEVKDDAKNAGGCTLFGRGFGNYDQDIKLKFFYS; encoded by the coding sequence ATGCAATTAGAAGTCAATGAAGAAGCTTTACCTGTGTACGAATCGTTAGCCAGTAAGGTGAGAATCAAGATTATTCAGTTGCTTTCAAGAAATAAAATGAGCGTCAAAGAATTAGCCAATGCTTTAGGACTTAGTAGCGCAATCATCACGATGCATATTAAAAAATTGGAAGATGCAAATATTATAAAAACAGAAAAAGTAGGTCAAAAGAAAATTTCTAGTTTACGTGTAGATAAAATCGACATCAATTTTCCCGAAAAAATATTCAATGCTTTCGACTCCAAAGAAACGTTTATTCCAGTTGGTCATTACACCAATTATTCAGTAGAACCCACTTGTGGTTTAGCAACGATGAATGAATTTATTGGCGAAGTAGATGAACCAAAATACTTTATAGATACTCGTCGAATGGATGCCCGTATCCTTTGGTTTACAAAGGGATTTGTGGAATATCAAACGCCTAATTTTCTTTCTAAAAATGAAAAATTAGAAATGCTGGAAATTTCAATGGAAATTTCATCTGAATTTCCTTTTGCCAATGATAATTGGCCTTCAGATATTACTTTTACTTTAAATGGTGTAACATTAGGTACATGGACGAGTCCAGGAGATTTTGCAGACATACGAGGAAAATATACACCGGATTGGTATCCAGATAATTTGAATCAATATGGTTTACTTAAAACAATCCGTATTACAAAACATTTAACGAATATGGATGGTGTCGCTTTATCCGATATTACTATTGCCGATATTCCAAACAATGAAGATACTTGGCATTTACGTATTGAAGTAAAAGATGATGCCAAAAATGCTGGTGGTTGTACACTTTTTGGTCGCGGATTTGGAAATTATGATCAAGATATTAAGCTGAAATTTTTTTATAGTTAA
- a CDS encoding DUF624 domain-containing protein, with product MKLVETQFYTKLIVLSDYLLLGLLWVVISLPVITVVPASVAVLYVLRQWKGGATGHILNYFFTGIRKHFFINVLWSCLTVGIFTITNLLLQENNLFLLISGFVVSIMYLMLLISWTNNCSQMEQASFIRIFEESALDLVVSFLRNLSCSMLILLFTLLVFLFPPFIFLFVGGLWNLMFLILSRKGRLEHE from the coding sequence ATGAAATTAGTAGAAACCCAATTTTATACAAAACTAATTGTACTCTCTGATTATCTTTTATTAGGTTTATTGTGGGTCGTGATTTCTTTACCTGTGATTACTGTAGTGCCTGCTTCTGTGGCAGTGTTGTATGTGTTGCGTCAATGGAAAGGAGGGGCAACGGGACATATTTTGAATTACTTTTTTACAGGGATCCGTAAACATTTTTTTATCAACGTATTGTGGAGTTGCTTGACGGTGGGGATCTTTACAATAACGAATTTGTTGCTACAAGAAAACAATTTGTTCTTACTGATTAGTGGTTTTGTCGTATCGATCATGTATTTAATGCTTTTAATTTCGTGGACAAATAACTGTAGTCAAATGGAACAAGCGTCTTTCATCAGGATTTTTGAAGAAAGTGCTTTGGATTTGGTGGTTTCCTTTTTAAGAAATCTTAGTTGTAGTATGTTGATTCTTTTGTTTACATTATTGGTCTTTTTATTTCCGCCGTTTATTTTCTTATTTGTCGGGGGATTGTGGAATTTAATGTTTTTAATATTATCAAGGAAAGGGAGGTTGGAACATGAATGA
- a CDS encoding alpha-N-arabinofuranosidase, which yields MNETKISVRQAFAVGEISPRLFGSFVEHMGSVVYTGIYEPGHPTADENGFRQDVLELVKSLNLGVIRYPGGNFTSGYDWLDTIGPIDKRPKKIDLAWRGIEPNTFGIHEFFQWIQPTNAEPIFTVNLGTKGIDDARNLVEYCNFAKGTYWSDLRRENGQETPFNIKLWCLGNELDGPWQIGAKSAYEYGRLANEASKVMKLVDDSIETILVGSSTPRLASYPKWDRVALEQAYEQVDYLALHNYIDKYDADDLTRPPKNERDDTPTYLAKAYRFDRQIEEIIATCDYVKGLLRSEKTMYLAFDEWNVHAQPEKEHEDFQIGSPIDWCYFTMEDALLFGSLGLAILRHADRVKIGCQSLLVNTIPLILTDAGGQAWCNPTYYILEHLSNYATGKVLKQVATGPTYDSEKAQNVPFVDSVIVENEEDLVLFFVNRSHDKQTVQLDHDFSLETSGQQIVLKSEQLSDKNLRTAPTTLLPQTKTINCLENGKIVVTLDKYSWNVIKIKKL from the coding sequence ATGAATGAAACAAAGATAAGCGTCAGACAAGCATTTGCAGTAGGAGAAATTAGTCCTCGTCTTTTTGGGTCTTTTGTGGAGCATATGGGAAGTGTAGTTTATACAGGTATTTATGAACCAGGGCATCCTACAGCAGATGAAAATGGTTTTCGCCAAGATGTATTGGAACTCGTCAAATCTTTAAACTTAGGTGTGATTCGTTATCCGGGAGGGAATTTTACTTCTGGTTATGATTGGCTGGATACCATTGGCCCAATCGATAAGCGACCGAAAAAAATTGATTTAGCTTGGCGCGGAATTGAACCAAATACATTTGGCATTCATGAATTTTTTCAATGGATACAACCAACAAATGCTGAACCTATTTTCACAGTTAATCTTGGAACCAAAGGCATTGACGATGCTCGAAATTTAGTAGAATATTGCAACTTTGCAAAAGGCACTTATTGGAGTGATTTACGTCGGGAAAATGGTCAAGAAACTCCTTTTAATATCAAACTTTGGTGCCTCGGAAACGAACTTGATGGTCCGTGGCAAATTGGTGCTAAAAGTGCATATGAATACGGCCGTTTGGCAAATGAAGCATCAAAAGTCATGAAGCTAGTAGACGATTCCATTGAAACCATTTTAGTAGGAAGTTCAACCCCGCGGCTAGCTAGTTATCCAAAATGGGATCGTGTTGCACTAGAACAAGCATACGAGCAGGTGGATTATTTAGCATTACACAACTATATCGATAAGTACGATGCAGATGATTTAACGCGACCACCTAAAAATGAACGGGATGACACACCTACTTATTTAGCTAAAGCGTATCGTTTTGATCGGCAAATTGAAGAAATTATCGCGACTTGCGACTATGTAAAGGGTCTTTTACGGAGCGAGAAAACGATGTACTTAGCATTTGATGAATGGAACGTACATGCGCAACCTGAAAAAGAACATGAAGATTTTCAAATTGGGAGTCCTATTGATTGGTGTTATTTTACTATGGAAGATGCCTTGTTATTTGGTTCGCTAGGCTTAGCAATTTTGCGTCATGCAGATCGAGTGAAAATCGGTTGTCAATCTTTATTAGTAAATACGATTCCGTTAATTTTGACAGATGCAGGAGGCCAAGCGTGGTGCAATCCAACCTATTATATTTTGGAACATCTATCCAATTATGCAACAGGAAAAGTATTAAAACAGGTAGCCACTGGGCCGACATATGATTCTGAAAAAGCACAAAATGTTCCGTTTGTAGACAGTGTCATTGTAGAAAATGAAGAAGACTTAGTTTTATTTTTTGTTAATCGTAGTCATGATAAGCAAACCGTGCAGCTAGATCACGATTTTTCTTTAGAAACTTCTGGTCAACAGATTGTCCTGAAAAGTGAACAATTATCCGATAAAAATTTAAGGACCGCGCCAACTACACTTCTTCCACAAACAAAAACAATTAACTGCTTAGAGAACGGAAAAATAGTCGTTACACTGGACAAATATTCATGGAATGTTATTAAAATCAAAAAGTTATAG